In Bradyrhizobium guangxiense, the following are encoded in one genomic region:
- a CDS encoding carbohydrate ABC transporter permease — MDKTVNQKAWFLVLPVFLVVAFSAVLPLMTVVNYSMQDTFGNNQFFWNGVGWFKELLDPSTDLGGRFLASLGRNLFFSLVILAIEVPLGIVVALSMPRQGWTVAACLVILALPLLIPWNVVGTIWQIFGRPDIGLLGYVLNAAGLDYNYVSNDIDAWVTVIVMDVWHWTSLVALLCYAGLKSIPEAYYQAAQIDGASRWAVFKAIQLPKMNRVLLIAVLLRFMDSFMIYTEPFVVTGGGPGNSTTFVSIELVKIALGQFDLGKAAALSLVYNLIILIVCWIFYTVMTNAGTERKPQEGAA; from the coding sequence ATGGACAAGACCGTCAACCAAAAAGCCTGGTTCCTGGTGCTGCCGGTGTTCCTGGTGGTCGCCTTCTCTGCGGTGCTACCGCTGATGACGGTGGTGAACTATTCGATGCAGGACACCTTCGGCAACAACCAGTTCTTCTGGAACGGCGTCGGCTGGTTCAAGGAGCTGCTCGATCCCTCGACCGATCTCGGCGGCCGCTTCCTCGCCTCGCTCGGTCGCAACCTGTTCTTCTCGCTGGTGATCCTCGCGATCGAGGTGCCGCTCGGCATCGTGGTCGCGTTGTCGATGCCGCGCCAGGGCTGGACCGTGGCGGCCTGCCTCGTCATCCTCGCGCTGCCGCTGCTGATTCCGTGGAACGTGGTCGGCACCATCTGGCAGATCTTCGGACGGCCGGACATCGGCCTGCTCGGCTATGTGCTGAACGCCGCCGGCTTGGACTACAATTACGTCTCCAACGACATCGATGCCTGGGTCACCGTCATCGTGATGGACGTCTGGCACTGGACCAGCCTCGTCGCGCTATTGTGCTACGCCGGCCTGAAGTCGATCCCCGAAGCCTATTACCAGGCCGCGCAGATCGACGGCGCCTCGCGCTGGGCCGTGTTCAAGGCGATCCAGCTGCCGAAGATGAACCGCGTGCTCCTGATCGCGGTGCTGCTGCGCTTCATGGACAGCTTCATGATCTACACCGAGCCGTTCGTCGTCACCGGCGGTGGACCCGGCAATTCCACCACCTTCGTGTCGATCGAGCTGGTCAAGATCGCGCTCGGCCAGTTCGACCTCGGCAAGGCCGCGGCGCTATCGCTGGTCTACAACCTCATCATCCTGATCGTCTGCTGGATCTTCTACACCGTCATGACCAATGCGGGCACCGAGCGGAAGCCGCAGGAAGGAGCCGCGTGA
- a CDS encoding DUF2160 domain-containing protein, with protein MESIAWMAWTLPTAIFFAALACTLAVMTWLAAVYPEAERVGVLRIPTTRGDRLFISLISAAVIHLLWIGLFGTDAIATLPIGEEGVEISRLWLASGISLVTAVLIFRTV; from the coding sequence ATGGAATCCATCGCATGGATGGCCTGGACGCTGCCGACGGCGATCTTCTTCGCCGCGCTCGCCTGCACGCTCGCGGTGATGACCTGGCTCGCAGCCGTTTATCCCGAAGCCGAGCGGGTCGGCGTGCTTCGCATTCCGACCACGCGCGGCGACCGCCTGTTCATTTCGCTGATATCAGCTGCGGTGATCCACCTGCTCTGGATCGGCTTGTTCGGTACCGACGCGATCGCAACGCTGCCGATCGGCGAGGAGGGCGTCGAGATCTCGCGCCTGTGGCTCGCAAGTGGAATTTCGCTGGTGACGGCCGTGCTCATTTTCCGCACGGTCTGA
- a CDS encoding carbohydrate ABC transporter permease — MHSIPGRRLIMGLFLIFLLLPIYWLVNMSFKTNSEIVSTMTLWPHTPTLQHYKRIFTDESWYSGYINSLEYVVLNTIISISVALPAAYAFSRYRFLGDKHLFFWLLSNRMAPAAVYALPFFNLYSAIGLFDTPWGVALAHCIFNVPLAVWILEGFVSGVPREIDETAFLDGYSFPRFFIKILVPLIASGIGVAAFFCFMFSWVELLLARTLTSVSAKPIAAIMTRTVSASGMDWGLLAAAGVLTIIPGALVIWFVRNYIASGFALGRV, encoded by the coding sequence ATGCATTCGATTCCCGGCCGCCGGCTCATCATGGGGCTGTTCCTGATCTTCCTGCTGCTGCCGATCTACTGGCTCGTCAACATGAGCTTCAAGACCAACAGCGAGATCGTCTCGACGATGACGCTGTGGCCGCACACGCCGACGCTGCAGCATTACAAGCGCATCTTCACCGACGAGAGCTGGTATTCCGGCTACATCAATTCTCTGGAATACGTCGTCCTCAACACCATCATCTCGATCTCGGTCGCCCTGCCTGCGGCCTATGCGTTCTCGCGCTACCGCTTCCTCGGCGACAAGCACCTGTTCTTCTGGCTGCTGTCGAACCGCATGGCGCCGGCCGCGGTCTACGCGCTGCCGTTCTTCAACCTCTATTCGGCGATAGGCCTGTTCGATACGCCCTGGGGGGTGGCGCTCGCGCACTGCATCTTCAACGTACCGCTGGCGGTCTGGATCCTCGAAGGCTTCGTCTCCGGCGTGCCGCGCGAGATCGACGAGACCGCTTTCCTCGACGGCTATTCGTTTCCGCGCTTCTTCATCAAGATCCTGGTGCCGCTGATCGCGAGTGGGATCGGCGTCGCCGCCTTCTTCTGCTTCATGTTCTCCTGGGTCGAGCTGTTGCTGGCGCGCACGCTGACCTCGGTGTCGGCCAAGCCGATCGCGGCGATCATGACCCGCACGGTGTCGGCCTCGGGCATGGACTGGGGCCTGCTCGCGGCCGCCGGCGTGCTCACCATCATCCCGGGCGCGCTCGTGATCTGGTTCGTCCGCAACTACATCGCGAGCGGTTTCGCGCTCGGTCGCGTCTAG